The proteins below are encoded in one region of Haladaptatus sp. R4:
- a CDS encoding aldo/keto reductase, translating to MELETVSLGNTGTKVSEIAFGTWRFGHENDEGEVEIDEDRAHELLDAYADAGGNFIDTADMYGNGESERYIGNWLADRDREDFVIASKIYWPTRKDDPNGRGLSRKHLRRQMDLILDRLGTDYVDLLYIHRWDDDTPADEFMRTLDGFVRDGKVNYLGTSTLEPNAWKVVKANEMEYEPFRLAQPRYNLVNRETEPNYIPMCEEYDMGIIPWSPLAGGFLTGKYERDEEPAAGTRGATDQQFRDSYLTEENFDVLDVVEEVADEIGTTPAKVSLAWLLEHDAVTAPIIGARTVEQLDENLAATEVSLTDDQFKRLTDAKSA from the coding sequence ATGGAGCTAGAAACCGTATCGCTAGGGAACACCGGAACGAAAGTAAGCGAAATCGCGTTTGGAACGTGGCGATTCGGTCACGAAAACGACGAAGGCGAGGTCGAAATCGACGAGGACCGTGCTCACGAACTGCTCGACGCTTACGCCGACGCGGGCGGGAACTTCATCGACACCGCCGACATGTACGGCAACGGGGAAAGCGAGCGATACATCGGCAACTGGCTCGCCGACCGCGACCGCGAGGACTTCGTCATCGCGTCCAAGATATACTGGCCGACCCGGAAGGACGACCCGAACGGCCGCGGTCTCTCCCGGAAGCACCTGCGACGACAGATGGACCTCATTCTGGACCGCCTCGGCACCGACTACGTCGACCTGCTCTACATCCACCGTTGGGACGACGACACGCCCGCGGACGAGTTCATGCGGACGCTCGATGGCTTCGTCCGCGACGGGAAAGTGAACTATCTCGGCACCTCGACGCTCGAACCCAACGCGTGGAAGGTCGTCAAGGCCAACGAGATGGAGTACGAGCCGTTCCGCCTCGCACAGCCCCGCTACAACCTCGTCAACCGGGAAACCGAACCGAACTACATCCCGATGTGCGAGGAGTACGACATGGGTATCATTCCGTGGTCGCCACTGGCCGGTGGCTTCCTGACCGGCAAGTACGAACGCGACGAGGAACCGGCGGCGGGCACCCGCGGTGCGACCGACCAGCAGTTCCGTGACAGTTACCTCACCGAGGAGAACTTCGACGTGCTGGACGTCGTCGAAGAAGTGGCCGACGAAATCGGGACGACGCCCGCGAAGGTCAGCCTCGCGTGGTTGCTCGAACACGACGCCGTCACCGCACCCATCATCGGCGCACGAACCGTCGAACAGTTGGACGAGAACCTCGCCGCGACCGAGGTGTCGCTCACCGACGACCAGTTCAAACGACTGACGGACGCGAAATCGGCGTAA
- a CDS encoding ZIP family metal transporter: MDLFANLTLVFIAGLITALATGIGALPFFLVREVNDRWNVVLWGLASGIMVSASVFGLISEGLSSANGGSVQGVVIGLLVGVALVVVSDYVISGADVNPKKYEEADFKKLVLILGVLTVHSFPEGVAIGVSFADLGFQGGYHFDGFVIPLLAIFMTAAISIHNIPEGVAISIPLNAMGVGKWRMVWWSVFSSLPQPIGAVIAFYFVRSARGFLPMGFGFAAGAMIYLVLSEFIPEALEVGQSLPGDGHRELVSGLTLGVLLMLPLAFI; this comes from the coding sequence ATGGATCTCTTTGCGAATCTGACGTTGGTGTTCATCGCGGGCTTGATCACGGCACTGGCGACCGGGATCGGTGCGCTCCCGTTCTTTCTCGTCCGAGAGGTGAACGACCGCTGGAACGTCGTCCTTTGGGGACTCGCATCGGGAATCATGGTCTCGGCATCCGTCTTCGGGCTTATCTCCGAAGGGTTATCGAGTGCAAACGGCGGCAGCGTACAGGGCGTCGTCATCGGATTACTGGTCGGCGTCGCACTCGTCGTCGTCAGCGACTACGTAATCTCCGGAGCGGACGTGAACCCGAAGAAGTACGAAGAGGCGGATTTCAAGAAACTCGTCCTCATCCTCGGCGTTCTCACCGTCCACAGTTTTCCGGAAGGTGTCGCCATCGGCGTCTCGTTCGCGGACCTCGGATTCCAAGGCGGCTACCACTTCGACGGATTCGTGATCCCCCTGCTCGCCATCTTCATGACCGCTGCCATCTCGATTCACAACATCCCGGAGGGGGTCGCCATTTCCATCCCGCTCAACGCGATGGGCGTGGGAAAGTGGCGGATGGTCTGGTGGTCGGTCTTTTCCAGCCTTCCGCAACCGATCGGTGCGGTCATCGCCTTCTACTTCGTGCGTAGCGCACGCGGGTTCCTTCCGATGGGTTTCGGATTCGCCGCGGGTGCCATGATTTACCTCGTCCTCTCGGAGTTCATCCCCGAAGCGCTCGAAGTCGGGCAGAGCCTACCGGGGGATGGACACCGCGAACTGGTTTCAGGGCTCACCCTCGGCGTTCTGTTGATGCTCCCGCTAGCGTTCATCTGA
- a CDS encoding winged helix-turn-helix domain-containing protein: MERTAASGGSHYGLLGRNGSRKRMTSYESAAFLTSSSNRIRLVKALREEDGETVGALSDTLSMSRSTVHRTLRTFTDYGWIRRVDGAYRLTEAGELVLGAYEELIRTIEWVEEYDEFLTHLGDTEDPFPIHATTYATMVASTKSDPYRTITYLIDVLTTPSIERVRGLTPIMSPLFADAGRQLLDNGARTELVVSEESLRSSMERSTELKPAESIDDFDLHSVAGELPFGVLILDGERVLVCVFDDLGNVRACLDGESTDLIEWATNTYETRREDGHRVEMLPNFER, from the coding sequence ATGGAACGAACAGCAGCAAGTGGCGGGTCTCACTACGGACTACTCGGCAGGAACGGGTCTCGAAAACGGATGACGTCGTACGAATCCGCCGCGTTTCTCACCAGTTCGTCGAACCGAATCCGCCTCGTCAAGGCGCTTCGCGAGGAGGATGGGGAAACGGTCGGGGCGCTCTCGGACACCCTTTCGATGTCGCGTTCGACCGTGCACCGAACCCTCCGAACGTTCACCGATTATGGCTGGATTCGGCGTGTCGATGGCGCATACCGGCTTACAGAAGCGGGTGAACTCGTTTTGGGCGCGTACGAGGAATTGATCCGAACGATAGAGTGGGTCGAAGAGTACGACGAGTTTCTCACGCACCTCGGCGACACCGAAGACCCGTTTCCGATACACGCGACGACGTATGCGACGATGGTCGCGTCGACGAAAAGCGATCCGTATCGAACGATCACGTACCTCATCGACGTGCTCACGACGCCATCGATCGAGCGGGTTCGCGGACTCACGCCCATAATGAGTCCCCTGTTCGCCGACGCCGGTCGGCAACTCCTCGATAACGGGGCACGAACGGAACTCGTCGTCTCCGAAGAGAGCCTCAGATCGTCCATGGAGCGCTCCACGGAACTGAAACCCGCCGAATCGATCGATGACTTCGACCTCCACAGCGTCGCGGGGGAACTCCCGTTCGGTGTGTTGATCCTCGACGGCGAACGGGTTCTGGTGTGCGTGTTCGACGACCTCGGAAACGTACGGGCGTGTCTCGACGGCGAAAGTACTGATTTGATCGAGTGGGCAACGAACACGTACGAGACACGACGGGAGGACGGCCATCGGGTGGAGATGCTCCCGAACTTCGAACGGTAA
- a CDS encoding S8 family serine peptidase codes for MALALVWVLLISCSAPFAGAAASAQTEKTTTTLDTRGTSVADTSAAPIDPALTKASGTVTVVVRMEEANPSVSADRAAAIDTLRTHAERSQRPVLSYAKRHPDSVTVLNRLWITNAVVLRVDKSTVDLKKIAMIDGVTQLHENFELTLPKPVDSSADDTPVGMYGANASDSAESSEYNTTYGLDQINATDVWDAYGTKGTGVKVAVLDTGVDVDHPDIDLYTENESDPTYPGGWAEFDSDGNRVQGSVPHDTDTHGTHTSGTVSGGSASGEYIGVAPNVSLMHGLILPSGSGSFTQVAAGMQWAVEQDADVISMSLGATGYYSQMIDPVRNAEAAGTIVVAAAGNSGEGTSGSPGNVYESFAIGASNENRGIASFSSGEEVDTANDWGSDAPDSWPDSYVVPDVSAPGVDVKSSVPGGGYAEYSGTSMATPHTAGAVALMIAAAGGDLQPSRIRSAFRETATKPESCSPSCSPRDGNDTRYGAGIIDVKAASDLVALESGITGTVTNQSGAPIAGASVSLGNGHSTVTNASGGYTLLEEPGTYDVTVDAFGYQPTTATVDVENETFTDHDVSLSPALGVRLLDGQSDAVEGGDSVTVTAAVRNLDTYTADLTGDYDTANATLLVNGEEHPFGQAIDMDGYSGELNVTVRTKSGTHGSFSLAHTFEGMGDSVEKTTGPTNVFEEFTTIAVVDSDEGYGDQTAAALDASLPANYQVTVVQDENAMDAVGEYDSFVMQDFDPAQLDAQAFVDATNSPSTGVVWLEQWGDASDTVTSRSAAVGDPASTDDEGFGAGNPYFTITKSSPLFEGVGSVGDNVTVHTGSWGDHAWYSGYSGTTVATVGDDDGTKGSAIGVDRQTGTVLASSLGRTSYVGNDDYTEEADLILANAVQYVSTAPAVVVKSGQPRHVNPGEEVQVNLSVNQLRDIEVDLSENSTLSEDDLSLYIDGWGPLPFGLPILERPPETTDDYTITVVPDEDAVGSFSLETTATAGPTRSGLRSEPDRPPSTTRR; via the coding sequence ATGGCACTCGCACTCGTTTGGGTGCTTCTGATTTCATGCAGTGCGCCGTTCGCCGGTGCCGCTGCAAGCGCACAGACCGAAAAAACGACCACGACTCTCGATACCCGGGGGACGTCGGTGGCCGATACGTCCGCCGCACCGATCGATCCGGCGCTGACCAAAGCCTCCGGAACGGTGACGGTCGTCGTGAGAATGGAGGAAGCGAATCCTTCGGTAAGCGCCGACCGTGCCGCCGCGATCGACACGCTCCGAACCCACGCGGAACGGAGCCAACGTCCGGTTCTCTCGTACGCGAAGCGACACCCGGACAGCGTGACAGTTCTCAACCGACTGTGGATCACCAACGCCGTCGTCCTTCGCGTCGACAAGAGTACCGTCGACCTGAAGAAGATCGCAATGATCGACGGCGTCACACAGTTACACGAGAACTTCGAACTCACGCTCCCGAAACCCGTCGATTCCAGCGCGGACGACACACCGGTTGGGATGTACGGCGCGAACGCGTCCGACTCCGCCGAGTCGAGCGAGTACAACACCACCTACGGTCTCGACCAGATCAACGCGACGGACGTTTGGGACGCCTACGGCACGAAAGGTACCGGCGTCAAGGTCGCGGTGCTGGACACCGGCGTTGACGTGGACCACCCGGACATCGACCTGTACACCGAAAACGAAAGCGACCCGACCTATCCCGGCGGATGGGCCGAGTTCGACAGCGACGGAAACCGCGTGCAGGGAAGCGTCCCGCACGACACCGACACGCACGGGACCCACACGAGCGGCACCGTCTCCGGCGGAAGCGCCAGCGGCGAATACATCGGCGTCGCCCCGAACGTCAGCCTCATGCACGGCCTCATCCTGCCCAGCGGGAGCGGGTCCTTTACCCAAGTCGCTGCGGGAATGCAGTGGGCGGTCGAACAGGACGCCGACGTCATCAGCATGAGTCTCGGCGCGACCGGGTACTACAGCCAGATGATCGACCCCGTTCGGAACGCCGAAGCGGCGGGTACCATCGTCGTCGCCGCTGCCGGAAACAGCGGCGAAGGGACGAGCGGGTCGCCCGGCAACGTGTACGAATCGTTCGCCATCGGCGCGTCGAACGAGAACCGCGGCATCGCGTCGTTTTCGAGCGGAGAGGAAGTCGATACCGCGAACGACTGGGGAAGCGACGCACCGGATTCGTGGCCGGATTCGTACGTCGTCCCCGACGTTTCCGCACCCGGAGTCGACGTGAAAAGCTCCGTCCCCGGTGGCGGCTATGCGGAGTACTCTGGAACCTCGATGGCGACGCCACACACCGCCGGTGCGGTGGCGTTGATGATCGCCGCGGCGGGCGGTGACCTCCAACCGTCTCGGATTCGGTCCGCCTTCCGAGAGACGGCGACCAAACCCGAAAGCTGCTCCCCGAGTTGTTCGCCGCGCGACGGGAACGACACCCGGTACGGTGCGGGTATCATCGACGTGAAGGCGGCGAGCGACCTCGTCGCACTCGAAAGCGGCATTACCGGAACGGTGACCAACCAAAGCGGAGCGCCCATCGCGGGGGCGTCCGTCTCCCTCGGAAACGGCCACTCGACCGTGACGAACGCGTCGGGCGGCTACACGCTCCTGGAGGAACCGGGGACGTACGACGTCACGGTCGATGCGTTCGGGTACCAACCCACGACTGCGACGGTCGATGTCGAAAACGAGACGTTCACCGATCACGACGTCTCGCTGTCACCGGCACTCGGCGTTCGCCTCCTCGACGGCCAGTCTGACGCGGTCGAAGGCGGGGATTCCGTCACCGTCACCGCCGCCGTCCGGAATCTGGACACGTACACCGCCGACCTCACCGGCGACTACGACACGGCCAACGCGACGCTGCTCGTCAACGGCGAGGAGCACCCGTTCGGCCAAGCCATCGACATGGACGGCTACTCCGGCGAACTCAACGTGACGGTTCGGACGAAATCCGGCACCCACGGCTCGTTTTCGCTCGCCCACACCTTCGAAGGGATGGGTGACAGCGTCGAGAAAACGACCGGCCCGACGAACGTCTTCGAGGAGTTCACGACCATCGCCGTGGTCGATTCGGACGAGGGCTACGGCGACCAAACCGCGGCCGCCCTCGATGCGTCGCTTCCCGCGAACTACCAGGTGACGGTCGTACAGGACGAGAACGCGATGGACGCCGTCGGCGAGTACGACTCGTTCGTCATGCAGGACTTCGACCCCGCGCAACTCGACGCACAAGCGTTCGTCGATGCGACGAACAGTCCGAGTACGGGTGTCGTCTGGCTCGAACAGTGGGGTGACGCGAGCGACACCGTCACGTCCCGGTCCGCCGCCGTGGGTGACCCGGCGAGTACGGACGACGAAGGGTTCGGTGCCGGAAACCCCTACTTCACCATCACGAAGTCGAGTCCCCTGTTCGAAGGTGTCGGGTCGGTCGGCGACAACGTCACCGTTCACACCGGAAGTTGGGGCGACCACGCGTGGTACAGCGGCTACAGCGGCACCACCGTCGCCACGGTCGGCGACGACGACGGCACCAAAGGGTCCGCCATCGGCGTGGACCGACAGACCGGAACCGTGCTCGCGTCGTCTCTCGGTCGAACCTCCTACGTGGGGAACGACGACTACACCGAAGAAGCGGACCTGATCCTGGCGAACGCCGTGCAGTACGTGAGTACCGCCCCGGCGGTCGTCGTGAAATCCGGACAGCCACGGCACGTGAACCCCGGCGAGGAGGTGCAGGTGAACCTGTCCGTGAACCAACTCCGCGATATCGAGGTCGATCTGAGCGAGAACTCTACGCTCTCGGAGGACGACCTCTCCCTCTACATCGACGGTTGGGGACCGCTCCCGTTCGGCCTCCCCATCCTCGAACGGCCGCCGGAAACGACCGACGACTACACCATCACCGTCGTACCGGACGAGGACGCGGTCGGTTCGTTCTCGCTCGAAACGACGGCGACGGCGGGCCCGACGCGGAGCGGGTTACGCTCCGAACCGGACCGACCGCCGTCTACGACGCGCCGATAA
- a CDS encoding NosD domain-containing protein: MKSLQEAVDLAPPGAEIVVGNGTFAEQVDVDTPNVTIRAADGASPVLTAPENATGSVLTVSAPDVTLDGFTVDAGGRTTGLTVDGADDATIDDVTVRNATTGIALDAANGAVVDGNAVRNAAVGIDANAPGASVTDNTVEDVTTGLRFGTANATDVRQNDVSAETGVLVDGADADAVSLRFNDLEATDVAVESTVDETFDARLNYFGDRGPANTTFTGDVAHEPFLTAHPENVNTDSPTKIGVDLDMPATAGNGQATYYTVGIPGPTDQTVGDILGPFDGTVYGYDAGSSQWEQLTDDSSVDALDALLVATTSDARAMLTFQHTQGPPSPPGQATLGEGWNFVAAPQYAGADDAFGVSSGDPSLVQEYATQPNGQLGPRSELTGTYELGSDEPGPNVSAFTGYYVYSESAGTLPTYLTSDPTMQELYDGLNIATDDRGLPISDASVTTMRTVSPEDVTVDSKANAEPLPSLPATFYGTVTVDGEPVPAGTTVTVKVGGEKRGTFTVGENGKLGVASGTAKKLVVAGTKDDAGAPVTFSVDGTTATTDSKVTWHQGQVESVHLSVKSGTSSRTSDDSKASSDEKQQSKERHPLLA, encoded by the coding sequence GTGAAGTCGCTGCAGGAAGCCGTGGACCTCGCGCCCCCGGGCGCTGAAATCGTCGTCGGAAACGGCACGTTCGCCGAACAGGTGGACGTGGACACGCCCAACGTCACCATCCGCGCCGCCGACGGTGCCAGTCCAGTCCTCACGGCGCCCGAGAACGCGACGGGAAGCGTTCTCACCGTCTCCGCACCCGACGTGACCCTCGACGGCTTCACGGTGGACGCGGGCGGACGGACGACCGGTCTCACCGTCGATGGTGCCGACGATGCGACCATCGACGACGTCACGGTTCGTAACGCGACGACCGGAATCGCGCTCGATGCCGCGAACGGCGCAGTCGTCGACGGCAACGCAGTCCGGAACGCGGCCGTCGGCATCGACGCGAACGCACCCGGTGCATCCGTCACCGACAACACCGTCGAGGACGTGACCACCGGTCTCAGGTTCGGCACCGCGAACGCGACCGACGTGCGGCAGAACGACGTTTCGGCGGAGACCGGCGTGCTCGTGGACGGCGCGGACGCCGACGCCGTCTCGCTTCGATTCAACGACCTCGAAGCGACGGACGTCGCGGTCGAATCGACGGTGGACGAGACGTTCGACGCGCGACTGAACTACTTCGGCGACCGCGGTCCGGCGAACACGACGTTCACCGGCGACGTGGCCCACGAACCGTTCCTGACCGCACACCCCGAGAACGTGAACACCGACTCGCCGACGAAAATCGGTGTCGACCTCGACATGCCCGCGACCGCGGGTAACGGGCAGGCGACCTACTACACGGTCGGCATTCCCGGCCCGACGGACCAGACCGTCGGCGACATCTTGGGTCCGTTCGACGGAACGGTCTACGGCTACGACGCTGGATCGAGTCAGTGGGAGCAACTGACGGACGACTCGTCCGTCGATGCGCTCGATGCGCTGTTGGTCGCGACGACGAGCGACGCTCGCGCCATGCTGACCTTCCAGCACACGCAGGGACCGCCGTCCCCGCCGGGACAGGCGACCCTCGGTGAAGGCTGGAACTTCGTCGCGGCACCGCAGTACGCCGGAGCGGACGACGCGTTCGGCGTCTCCTCCGGCGACCCGTCGCTCGTGCAGGAGTACGCGACGCAACCGAACGGGCAACTCGGTCCACGCAGCGAACTGACCGGGACCTACGAACTCGGAAGCGACGAACCCGGCCCGAATGTGAGCGCGTTCACGGGTTACTACGTCTACTCGGAGTCCGCTGGAACGCTCCCGACGTATCTCACGAGCGATCCGACGATGCAGGAACTGTACGACGGGCTGAACATCGCGACCGACGACCGCGGACTCCCGATCAGTGACGCCTCGGTGACGACGATGCGAACCGTCTCACCCGAGGACGTTACCGTCGATTCGAAGGCGAACGCCGAACCGCTCCCTTCGCTCCCGGCGACGTTCTACGGGACCGTCACCGTCGACGGCGAACCGGTACCCGCCGGAACGACCGTCACGGTCAAAGTCGGCGGCGAGAAGCGCGGTACGTTCACGGTCGGCGAGAACGGTAAACTCGGGGTCGCGAGCGGAACGGCGAAGAAACTCGTCGTGGCCGGAACGAAGGACGACGCGGGTGCTCCCGTGACGTTCTCCGTGGACGGCACGACGGCGACCACCGATTCGAAAGTCACGTGGCATCAGGGACAGGTCGAATCGGTTCACCTCTCGGTCAAGTCGGGCACGTCGTCGCGAACGAGCGACGATTCGAAGGCGTCGTCCGACGAGAAACAGCAATCGAAGGAACGCCACCCACTGCTCGCATAA
- a CDS encoding lamin tail domain-containing protein — protein sequence MEPTRRTVLAGIGATLAIGGGATQAFGQQDGTPAFKVLNVSATEDTITFYNDSSGSVDLSGWTVDFEYGNDSVDQTGTIPSGTTVGSGGIIKIASGAVSVDDADVVVQPSFDERVIERNRSDVIALLDSNGNEVANSEDDMFGGGSGGSGGGDDTSTTTDETSTTDESTTTTEEDTTTTSEETTTKETTTTSDETTTTDDTDGTTATTTDDGNETTTTSDETSGGSSDTTTSDSSSGSDSDISTSSNDSNSGDTDDC from the coding sequence ATGGAACCCACTCGAAGAACAGTTCTTGCTGGGATAGGAGCGACACTCGCGATCGGCGGCGGTGCAACACAAGCGTTCGGACAGCAGGACGGGACACCGGCGTTCAAGGTGCTGAACGTATCGGCAACCGAGGATACCATCACCTTCTACAACGATAGCAGTGGATCGGTCGATCTCTCCGGGTGGACCGTCGACTTCGAATACGGAAACGACAGCGTGGACCAGACCGGCACGATTCCAAGTGGGACGACGGTCGGGTCCGGTGGGATAATCAAAATTGCCTCCGGTGCGGTATCGGTCGACGACGCCGACGTCGTCGTTCAACCGTCGTTCGACGAACGGGTCATCGAGCGGAATCGCAGCGACGTGATTGCACTCCTCGATTCCAACGGCAACGAGGTCGCAAACAGCGAGGACGACATGTTCGGTGGCGGTTCCGGTGGTTCCGGCGGTGGCGACGACACCTCGACGACGACCGACGAGACATCGACCACGGACGAAAGCACCACGACGACGGAGGAGGACACCACGACAACGAGCGAAGAGACCACGACGAAAGAGACGACCACGACGAGCGACGAAACGACCACGACTGACGATACCGACGGGACAACGGCGACCACTACCGACGACGGTAACGAGACGACCACGACGAGCGACGAGACTTCCGGCGGATCGAGCGACACCACCACCAGTGACAGTTCCAGCGGGTCGGATTCCGACATCAGCACATCGTCGAACGACTCGAACAGCGGTGACACGGACGACTGCTAA